One Nostoc sp. UHCC 0302 DNA window includes the following coding sequences:
- a CDS encoding ribulose bisphosphate carboxylase small subunit has translation MAVRSTAAPPTPWSKNLAEPKIHDSTFVHSFSNIIGDVRIGANVIVAPGTSIRADEGTPFYIGENTNIQDGVVIHGLEQGRVVGDDQEQYSVWVGKNASITHMALIHGPAYVGENSFIGFRSTVFNARVGAGCIVMMHALIQDVEIPPGKYVPSGAIITNQQQADRLPDVQDQDQEFAHHVIGINQALRAGYRCAADSKCIAPIRDEIAKSYTGNGITVIELERSSEVASNSLGAETIEQVRYLLEQGYKIGTEHVDQRRFRTGSWTSCQPIEPKSIREAIAALESCLRDHSGEYVRLFGIDKGRRRVLETIIQRPDGNVNPATSFKPPASNSNNGGYNKSYSNGNGNSNGASSGKIGTETVEQIRQLLAGGYKIGTEHVDERRFRTGSWSSCKPIETTATNAVISAVEECIDNHQGEYVRLIGIDTKAKRRVLESIIQRPNGQVSSPSGHKSVASASSATTAVANTRLSSEVVEQLRQLLAGGYKISVEHVDQRRFRTGSWSSTGPIQANSEREAIAALETHLAEFPGEYVRLIGIDPKAKRRVLETIIQRP, from the coding sequence ATGGCAGTCCGCAGCACGGCGGCACCCCCAACCCCGTGGTCGAAGAATTTAGCAGAGCCAAAAATCCATGACAGCACATTTGTACATTCGTTTTCTAACATCATTGGGGATGTGCGGATAGGTGCAAATGTAATCGTTGCGCCGGGGACTTCGATTAGAGCGGATGAAGGCACACCTTTTTATATCGGTGAAAATACCAATATTCAAGATGGTGTTGTGATTCATGGGTTGGAACAAGGCCGAGTAGTTGGGGATGACCAAGAGCAATACTCGGTGTGGGTAGGCAAAAATGCTTCCATTACCCACATGGCTCTGATTCACGGGCCAGCTTATGTTGGGGAAAATTCCTTTATTGGGTTTCGCTCTACGGTATTTAATGCCAGAGTGGGTGCAGGTTGCATCGTGATGATGCACGCTTTGATTCAAGATGTAGAGATTCCTCCAGGTAAGTATGTACCGTCAGGAGCGATAATTACTAACCAGCAGCAAGCTGACCGCTTGCCAGATGTGCAAGATCAGGATCAGGAATTTGCTCATCATGTAATTGGGATTAATCAAGCATTACGAGCTGGTTATCGCTGTGCTGCGGATAGCAAATGTATTGCACCTATTCGGGATGAAATAGCTAAATCTTATACAGGTAATGGTATTACTGTCATAGAGTTGGAAAGGAGTAGTGAAGTGGCGAGCAATAGTTTGGGTGCAGAAACAATAGAGCAGGTGCGCTATTTATTAGAGCAAGGTTATAAGATTGGCACGGAACACGTGGATCAAAGACGTTTCCGTACAGGTTCTTGGACTAGTTGCCAGCCAATTGAACCAAAATCGATACGTGAAGCGATCGCAGCTTTGGAAAGCTGTTTGAGAGACCATAGCGGCGAATATGTCCGGCTGTTTGGCATCGACAAAGGTAGACGGCGTGTATTAGAAACCATCATTCAACGCCCAGATGGTAATGTTAACCCAGCTACCAGCTTTAAACCTCCTGCTAGTAATAGCAATAATGGTGGCTACAACAAGAGCTACAGCAATGGCAATGGCAACAGTAACGGCGCTAGCAGTGGCAAAATCGGTACTGAAACTGTAGAGCAAATTCGCCAACTGTTAGCAGGTGGTTATAAAATTGGTACAGAACACGTAGATGAGCGTCGCTTCCGCACTGGTTCTTGGAGCAGTTGCAAGCCAATTGAAACAACTGCGACCAATGCCGTGATTTCCGCTGTGGAAGAATGTATAGACAACCATCAAGGTGAGTATGTCCGTTTAATTGGCATCGACACCAAAGCCAAACGGCGTGTATTAGAAAGCATTATTCAAAGACCTAATGGGCAAGTTAGCTCACCGAGTGGCCATAAATCAGTTGCTAGTGCCTCATCTGCAACTACAGCGGTTGCGAATACCCGCTTAAGCTCTGAAGTAGTAGAACAGCTACGGCAGCTATTAGCTGGAGGCTATAAAATTAGCGTAGAACACGTAGACCAGCGACGGTTCCGCACAGGTTCTTGGAGTAGCACCGGGCCAATTCAGGCGAATTCTGAAAGAGAAGCGATCGCTGCATTAGAAACGCACCTCGCCGAATTCCCAGGAGAATATGTACGATTGATTGGGATTGACCCCAAAGCTAAGCGCCGGGTATTGGAAACGATTATTCAACGTCCATAA
- a CDS encoding transferase, translating to MTVPPLRLSNNFDSYISGEVTIHPSAVLAPGVILQAVENSKIIIGPGVCIGMGSILQANEGTLEVEVGANLGAGFLMVGKGKIGANACIGSATTVFNCSVEPGQVVPPGSILGDTSRRIEQTKQLEPSTTNSTSTNTAQQRQEDNSLSKDEDKVISSTEFSASAAMKLKQRSIYFSKSSATPKSQSPKLEEPANGASPTSQEAAQEPIEPNTNNSDPSQPATESPNNFGTQIYGQGSIQRLLTTLFPHRQSLNDQNSDD from the coding sequence ATGACTGTGCCGCCACTGCGCCTCAGCAATAACTTTGATTCTTACATTAGTGGCGAGGTGACTATTCATCCAAGCGCGGTACTCGCACCTGGAGTAATACTGCAAGCGGTTGAAAACAGCAAAATCATCATCGGCCCGGGCGTCTGTATTGGTATGGGGTCAATTCTCCAAGCCAATGAAGGAACCCTAGAGGTAGAAGTAGGGGCAAACTTGGGAGCCGGTTTTCTAATGGTTGGGAAAGGCAAAATTGGAGCTAATGCCTGTATCGGTTCAGCAACAACAGTTTTCAATTGTTCAGTTGAACCTGGACAAGTAGTTCCACCTGGTTCAATTTTGGGAGACACCAGTCGACGGATAGAGCAAACAAAACAACTGGAACCATCCACAACTAACTCTACTTCTACAAATACAGCCCAGCAGAGGCAAGAAGATAATAGTCTAAGTAAAGATGAGGATAAAGTAATTTCATCAACTGAGTTTTCGGCATCGGCTGCGATGAAGTTAAAACAACGATCTATTTATTTTTCTAAATCTTCTGCTACTCCAAAAAGCCAGTCTCCTAAACTTGAGGAACCCGCTAATGGTGCTAGCCCTACTTCACAGGAAGCTGCCCAAGAGCCTATAGAACCTAATACTAATAACTCAGATCCCAGTCAGCCAGCTACAGAATCCCCTAATAATTTCGGGACTCAAATTTATGGGCAAGGGAGCATACAAAGGCTGTTGACCACATTGTTTCCCCATAGACAATCCTTGAACGACCAAAACTCTGACGATTAG
- a CDS encoding BMC domain-containing protein: METYNQQSASSYDSSPNKDYRDTALGLVSTLSFPAIVGTADMMLKSAGVHLVGYEKIGSGHCTAIVRGGIADVRLAVESGVQTAEQFGQLVSSLVIPRPFPNLDVVLPITGRLSQLMQEGDYSRLSNLAVGLVETRGFPAMVGACDAMLKAADVQLAAYEKIGAGLCTAIIRGSVANVAVAVEAGMYEAERIGELNAVMVIPRPLDELEQTLPVASCWIEERQPIRLPMNIKEQVAEIEMVGLPDLAKLPAKIQEELWNDE; this comes from the coding sequence ATGGAAACATATAATCAACAGTCTGCAAGCAGCTATGATTCATCGCCTAATAAAGACTACAGGGATACTGCCTTGGGTTTAGTATCAACCCTGAGCTTTCCAGCAATAGTTGGCACAGCGGACATGATGCTTAAATCCGCTGGAGTTCACCTAGTTGGGTATGAAAAAATTGGCAGCGGTCACTGTACTGCGATTGTTCGGGGTGGAATTGCTGATGTCCGTCTTGCCGTAGAATCTGGTGTCCAAACTGCTGAACAGTTTGGTCAGTTGGTCTCTAGCTTAGTCATTCCCCGACCTTTTCCCAACTTGGACGTGGTATTGCCAATCACCGGTCGTCTCAGCCAATTAATGCAGGAGGGCGATTACAGCCGTCTGAGTAACTTAGCAGTTGGTTTGGTAGAAACGCGGGGATTTCCGGCGATGGTTGGAGCCTGTGATGCTATGCTCAAAGCTGCTGATGTCCAGTTGGCAGCTTATGAAAAAATTGGTGCGGGTTTATGTACAGCTATTATTCGCGGTTCTGTGGCCAATGTGGCAGTAGCAGTGGAAGCAGGGATGTATGAAGCTGAACGGATTGGGGAATTGAATGCGGTAATGGTGATTCCTCGACCATTAGATGAGTTGGAACAAACTTTGCCAGTGGCAAGTTGTTGGATAGAAGAACGTCAACCGATAAGGTTGCCGATGAACATCAAGGAGCAAGTTGCGGAAATAGAGATGGTAGGGTTGCCAGATTTAGCCAAATTACCTGCAAAAATTCAAGAAGAATTATGGAATGATGAATGA